One Bartonella kosoyi DNA segment encodes these proteins:
- the rpsJ gene encoding 30S ribosomal protein S10 translates to MNSQNIRIRLKAFDHRILDTSTREIVSTAKRTGANVRGPIPLPTRIEKFTVNRGPHIDKKSREQFEMRTHKRLLDIVDPTPQTVDALMKLDLSAGVDVEIKL, encoded by the coding sequence ATGAACAGTCAAAATATTCGCATTCGCTTGAAAGCGTTTGATCATAGAATTCTTGATACGTCGACGCGAGAAATTGTATCGACTGCTAAACGGACTGGTGCAAATGTCCGTGGTCCTATTCCGCTTCCAACGCGGATTGAGAAATTTACGGTCAATCGTGGACCGCATATCGATAAGAAGAGCCGTGAGCAGTTTGAAATGCGTACCCATAAGCGTCTTCTTGATATTGTTGATCCAACGCCGCAAACAGTGGATGCGCTTATGAAGCTCGATCTTTCTGCTGGTGTGGATGTAGAAATTAAGCTCTGA
- the rplC gene encoding 50S ribosomal protein L3 encodes MRSGVIAQKLGMTRIYNDAGEHVPVTVLRLENCQVVAQRTVEKNGYTAVQLGVGFAKVKNTSQALRGHFAKASVEPKAKIAEFRVSPDNLLDIGTEITVEHFVPGQRVDVTGTSIGKGFAGVMKRHNFGGHRASHGNSITHRAHGSTGQCQDPGKVFKGKKMAGHMGQVRVTTQNIEVVSTDVERGLILVRGAVSGSKGSWILVRDAVKKPLPDNAPKPAGIRRLVKEKTEMITPVTETSEVEGA; translated from the coding sequence ATGCGTTCAGGTGTAATAGCACAGAAGCTGGGCATGACCCGTATTTATAATGATGCTGGTGAGCATGTACCGGTGACAGTACTTCGTTTGGAGAATTGTCAAGTCGTTGCTCAGCGTACAGTTGAAAAGAATGGTTATACTGCTGTTCAATTAGGTGTAGGCTTTGCTAAGGTTAAGAATACTTCACAAGCTCTTCGTGGACATTTTGCTAAGGCTTCTGTTGAGCCTAAAGCCAAAATAGCAGAGTTTCGTGTGAGCCCCGATAATCTCCTTGATATCGGTACTGAGATTACAGTGGAACATTTTGTCCCAGGGCAGCGTGTTGATGTGACGGGCACCAGTATTGGTAAGGGATTTGCCGGTGTTATGAAACGGCATAACTTTGGTGGGCACCGCGCTTCCCATGGTAATTCGATCACACATCGTGCTCATGGTTCTACGGGGCAGTGCCAAGATCCTGGTAAAGTTTTTAAAGGGAAAAAAATGGCTGGCCATATGGGGCAGGTGCGTGTAACAACACAAAATATTGAAGTTGTTTCCACTGATGTTGAGCGTGGTTTAATTTTAGTGCGTGGTGCTGTTTCTGGTTCGAAGGGATCGTGGATTTTGGTAAGAGATGCCGTGAAGAAACCTCTTCCTGATAATGCTCCAAAGCCTGCTGGTATTCGCCGTCTTGTGAAGGAGAAAACAGAAATGATTACTCCGGTGACGGAGACCTCTGAAGTTGAGGGAGCCTAA
- the rplD gene encoding 50S ribosomal protein L4 yields the protein MDLVIKTLDGHEAGKLKVSESIFDLVPREDILQRVVRWQLARRQQGTHQSQGRSDVSRTGAKMFKQKGTGRARHSSARAPQFRGGGKAHGPVVRSHAHDLPKKIRALGLRLALSAKLKAKDLIIVDELIVKDAKTKKLVSHFSKLGFNNALLIGGQEIDINFSRAASNIPNIDILPIQGINVYDIMRRSKLVLSKAAVEALEERFK from the coding sequence ATGGATCTTGTAATTAAAACTCTTGATGGTCATGAAGCTGGTAAATTAAAAGTTTCTGAATCTATCTTTGATCTTGTTCCACGTGAGGACATTTTACAACGTGTTGTTCGTTGGCAACTTGCTCGTCGTCAACAAGGAACGCATCAGTCTCAAGGGCGGTCTGATGTATCACGAACAGGGGCAAAGATGTTCAAACAAAAGGGAACTGGGCGTGCTCGGCATTCATCTGCTCGTGCCCCGCAGTTTCGAGGTGGGGGTAAGGCCCATGGGCCAGTGGTTCGTAGCCATGCGCATGATCTTCCTAAAAAGATTCGTGCCCTTGGGTTACGTCTTGCTTTATCTGCAAAATTAAAAGCAAAAGATTTAATTATTGTGGATGAGTTGATTGTTAAGGATGCTAAAACGAAAAAGCTTGTTTCCCATTTTTCTAAGCTTGGCTTTAATAATGCTCTGTTGATTGGTGGTCAAGAGATTGATATTAACTTTTCTCGTGCAGCATCGAATATCCCTAATATTGATATTTTGCCCATTCAGGGAATTAATGTTTATGATATTATGCGTCGCAGCAAACTTGTTTTATCAAAGGCAGCTGTTGAGGCTCTTGAGGAGCGTTTTAAATGA
- a CDS encoding 50S ribosomal protein L23 produces the protein MTDLRHYDVIISPVITEKSTMISEYNQVAFNVAPKATKPEIKAAVEALFSVKVKAVNTIVRKGKVKRFKGIVGRQSDVKKAIVTLASGQTIDVSTGL, from the coding sequence ATGACAGATCTTCGCCATTATGATGTAATTATTAGTCCAGTTATTACTGAAAAGTCGACTATGATTTCTGAATATAATCAAGTTGCTTTTAATGTCGCGCCGAAAGCGACGAAACCTGAAATTAAGGCTGCTGTTGAAGCGCTTTTTAGCGTGAAAGTAAAAGCAGTTAACACGATCGTCCGTAAGGGTAAAGTGAAACGTTTTAAAGGTATTGTTGGTCGGCAGAGTGATGTCAAAAAAGCGATCGTAACTCTGGCCAGTGGTCAGACTATCGACGTTTCGACAGGTCTTTAA